The genomic window GCCAAAGCCAGCAGGACCATCGCCGCATCCGGATCGATCGCGTTGGCGTCAAAGGGCTGCGCCATCCGATCGAGGTTCGCGACCGGAGCTTCGCCACACAGTCAACCGTGGCCACGGTGAGCCTGCTCGTCGATCTGCCGCACCATTTCAAGGGAACGCACATGAGTCGGTTCGTCGAGGTGCTCAACGCCCATGGGCGGCTCATTCACGTCAAGAACCTGTTTTCCATGGTTCACGCGCTCCAGAAGCGACTCGATGCCGAGGTGGCACACTTGATCATGGAGTTTCCTTATTTTCTTGAGAAGAGGGCCCCCGTGACCGCCGCGACAGGGCTGGTCGACTATCAGGTGCGCTTTGAAGCTGCCGCCTGCGGCCCGGAGACTGACTTCGTGATGACCGTGATTGTGCCGGTCACGACCCTCTGTCCGTGCTCCAAGGCGATCAGCGACCGGGGCGCTCACAACCAACGGGGATATGTGACCTCCTCGATCCGGTCGGGTGAGCCGATCTGGATCGAGGAGGTCATCGACCTCGTCGAGGGCTCGGCGAGCAGCCCCATCTATTCGCTCCTCAAGCGACCCGACGAAAAGTTCGTGACCGAGCAGGCCTATGACCATCCGGTCTTTGTCGAGGACTTGGTGCGCAATGTAGCTGTCCGCTTGAACGCACGCAGCGATATCCTCTGGTATCGGGTGGAAGCCGAGAACATGGAGAGCATCCACAACCATGCGGCCTATGCCCTGATCGAGAAGCAGCCGGGGCCCAACGGCTCACTCTCCTCTTAAATTTTCAATTCATCTCCGATCGAGCTCCCCGACGCCCCCCCTCTTTCCCTGGCGGGATCTGTACCGCTGCGCGATTGCAAATGGGCGAAGATCGGTTAGGATCTACCGCATACAGCGCGGGGAGCCGGAAACGGCTGAGAGGCGATTCCTCGGATCGGCGTCAGGCGCAAGGATGCCGCCGAAGGAAGAGCGACCCGAGGAACCTGATCCGGGTAATTCCGGCGGAGGGAGCGCTCGAGCGCTCTGTGCCCGTCGGAGCGGATCCGGTTGCAGCCCGCGAGGGAGAAGACTATGGCAGAGAATGATCAGCGGTCGGAAGGGACGGGCCTTCTCAACCGGGAGACGTTGCGATCCTATTTCCCGCAGTCGGAGCGCGTCTACGTCCACGGGAAGAACCCCGGCGTGCGCGTCCCGTTCCGGGAGGTTCGCCAGGAATCCACCCGGCTGGCCGACGGAGGGCACGAAAGCAACCCGAACGTCCGTCTTTACGATACTGCGGGACCCTATGCCGATCCTGCGGTGGCGCTTGATCCGGCAAAGGGCCTTCCCGCGATTCGCCTTCCCTGGATCGAGGCGCGAGCCGATAGCGAGCCTTACGCCGGGCGCGTGCCGCAGCCGATCGATGACGGCTATCTGAGCTGGCCCCACAAGGAGAAGGCGGAGGCCCGCAACGGCATGTCCGGTCAGGCTCCTCTCTCTTCCTCTTCCCGGAGGCCGCGGCGGGCGAAGGGAGAGGCGGTCACGCAACTCGCCTATGCGCGGCGGGGCATCGTGACTCCTGAGATGGAGTTCGTGGCGATCCGGGAGAGTCTCGGTCGGACAGCCTACGTCCCCGAACGCCGCGATCGCGAGGCCCTCTCCTTCCAACTGGCCGGAAACTCTCTGGGCGCGCGTATTCCCGCCCAGATTACGCCCGAATTCGTCCGCGATGAGATTGCCGCCGGCCGTGCCATCCTCCCGGCGAATATCAACCACCCGGAGACCGAGCCGATGATCATCGGGCGGAATTTCCGAGTGAAGATCAACGCCAACATCGGCAACTCGGCGATCGGTTCTTCGCCTGAGGAAGAGGTCGAGAAGCTCGTCTGGGCGATCCTCTGGGGGGCGGATACGGTCATGGATCTTTCGACCGGGAAGAGCATCCATCAGATTCGGGAGTGGATTCTCCGATCGAGTCCGGTGCCCATCGGCACCGTGCCGATCTACCAAGCGCTCGAAAAAGCGGGAGGAAGGGCTGAGGAACTCACCTGGGAAATCTATCGCGATACGCTGATCGAACAGGCCGAGCAGGGGGTCGATTACTTTACGATCCACGCAGGGGTGCTTCTCCGCTATGTGCCGTTGACCGCCCGTCGCCGTTGCGGCATCGTCAGCCGCGGCGGCTCGATCCTGGCGAAGTGGTGCCTGGCGCATCACGAGGAGAACTTCCTCTATACCCACTTCGAGGAGATCTGCTCCATTCTGCGGACCTATGATGTGAGCATCTCCCTGGGAGACGGCCTGCGCCCGGGAGCGATCGCCGATGCGAACGACGAAGCGCAGATCGCCGAGCTCAAAACCCTCGGGGAGCTGACCCGGGTCGCCTGGAAGCACGACGTTCAGGTCATGATCGAGGGGCCGGGTCATATCCCGCTGCAGCTCATCCAGGAGAATATGGATCTGGAGTTGCGCCACTGCTGGGAGGCTCCGTTCTATACCCTTGGGCCGCTCACCACCGATATCGCTCCGGGATACGACCATATCACGAGCGCGATCGGCGCAGCCCTGATCGGCTGGCAGGGATGCGCGATGCTCTGCTACGTGACTCCGAAGGAGCATCTGGGGCTTCCGACGCGTGACGATGTGCGCGCAGGTGTTGTCGCCTACCGGATTGCCGCACACGCAGCCGATCTGGCCAAAGGATTTCCGGGAGTCCAGGAATGGGACAACGCGCTGAGCAAGGCGCGCTTCGAGTTCCGCTGGAACGACCAGTTTGCCCTCTCCCTGGACCCGGAGATGGCGCGTTCCCTCCATGATGAGGCCTTGCCACAAGAGGCCGCGAAGAGCGCCCATTTTTGCTCCATGTGCGGACCGCAGTTTTGTTCGATGAAGATTACCGAGGAGGTGCGCCATTACGCGCGGGAGCAGGAGATCTCTCCGGAAGACGCACTGGCACGAGGCTTGGAGCAGAGGGCCGAGGAATTTCGCAAGAGCGGAGCCACAATCCACCCCTGATCTCGTCCTCCGAGCGGGGAGCGGGCTCGGGGAATCATGTTGAAAAGCCTTCTCTCCGACGCTACCTTCGGCTTGGCCCTGGCTGGGGCCGAGGCAGGCAGCAGAAATAGCAAGACCCTTCTCTCCAGCCGTCGCTTCTCGCTATGACTACACTTCCGCCACGCGCGGAGCGCCCGTTGGCACTGGATGGCGCGTCGCTCGTCTATAACGGCGCCCTGATCGAGGCGTATTACGCCCAATGGGTTCAGGATCCCGCTTCGGTTGACGCGAGTTGGCGCCGCCTCTTTGAGAGCTCGACCCGCAGCGGCTCTCCGTTGCCGTCCGGCCCGGAGGCCAGCAGACGACCCTCCCCGCGGGCGGAAGGCAGTGCCTTGGCCAAGCAGCGGGGGGTCTACGAGCTGATCTTCGCTTATCGTACCCTGGGTCATTTCGTCGCCAATCTCGATCCGCTTGGTTTCAATCGCTATGCCTTCGACGACCTGGAGCTCGAACGGTTCGGACTTGGGGAGGAAGACCTGGAGGTCGTGTTCGATTCCGCATCGCTGGCGGGGGGAGGCCTGCGGACCCTGCGGGAGATTCTCGAAATCCTCCGCGAAACGTTTTGCGGGACCCTGGCCGTCGAATTCATGCATATGCACTCCTTTGCCCAAAGGCGGTGGATTGCTGAGCGGCTGGAGGGAGTCTCCATCCCGAAAAGCTCTTCCGGAGAGGAACGGCGCCGTGTCCTGCAGGCGATTTTACGAGCGGAGGAATTTGAAGCGTTCCTCCATACCCGCTATGTCGGCCAGAAGCGCTTTTCCTTGGAAGGCAACGAGACCCTGATCCCCATGCTCGATGCGGTCGTGGAAGCCTGCCCTCTTCACGGAGTCGATCGCATCGTGATGGGGATGGCGCACCGCGGGAGGCTCAATGTCCTGGCGAACGTGCTGCAGCAGGATTTTAAGACCATTTTCGACGAGTTCTCGGAAAACTATTTTCCGGAGGGCGTCTTGGGCGACGGCGACGTTCGCTACCATTTGGGGTTCGAAGCGGTCCGTAAGACCGCTTGCGGATCGGTCGTCACCATCGGGCTCGCTCCCAACCCGAGTCATCTGGAGGCGGTCAATCCTGTGGTCGAGGGGAAGGCAAGGGCCTGGGAAAGAAGGCTGGGAGACACGGCGGAGCGCCGCAAGGTGCTCCCCCTTCTCATCCATGGCGACGCTTCCTTCATGGGGCAGGGGATGGTGCAGGAGACGCTCAACCTCTCCCAGCTTCAAGGCTACCGGACCGGAGGCACGCTCCATATCGTGATCAATAACCAGATCGGGTTTACCACATTGCCCCAAGATGCTCGATCGACTCATCACTGCACGGGCATTGCGCGGATGCTCGGGATCCCGATTTTTCATGTCAACGGCGACGACCCGATGGCGGCCGTCTTCGCGATCCGGCTGGCTTTCGAATATCGTCAGCTCTTTGCGCGAGACGTGGTCGTCGATCTGTTCGGCTACCGGCGGCACGGGCACAACGAAGGCGACGAGCCGAGCTTTACGCAGCCGACCCTCTATCAGGAGATCGCCGCGCATCCGAAAATCAGCGAGGTCTTTCTCGAGCGTCTGGTCGCTTCCGGGGAAATGAGCCGGGACGAAGCACAGGCCTACCGCAAGGCATTCGTGGAGCAGCTCGCCGCGGACATGGCGCAGTCGAAGCAGTGGGCAACCCAAGCCAAGCCGAAGCTCCGAGAACGACTCTCCTGCCCACGGCTCTTGGAACCCGTCCGTACCGCCGTGGTGGAGGAAGAGCTGCTCGCGATCGGCCGGGCGATCACGCAAGAACCGCCGGACATTAGCCTCAATCCCAAGATCGCCCGAATGCTGCAGGATCGCCGAGCGGTCTTGGAGAACAAGGGTCCCATTCTCTGGCCGCTGGCGGAGGCGCTCGCGTTTGGCTCTCTGCTCAAGGAGGGAGTGCCGGTCCGGCTTTCGGGGCAGGATAGCCGGCGCGGTACCTTCAGCCAAAGGCACGGGGTCCTGTATGACATCCATTCCCGGGCGAGGTATGTCCCCCTCGACCATGTCAGCCCGGATCAGGCGATCTTCTGCATCTACAATAGCCCGCTTTCGGAGAATGCCGTGCTCGGGTTTGATTTCGGCTACTCTCTGGACTATCCCGAAGCCCTGATCCTCTGGGAGGCGCAGTACGGTGATTTTGCGAACGGGGCGCAGGTGATCATCGACCATTACCTGTCGAGCTCGGAATCGAAATGGGGCACGGTGGCCAACCTGGTCGTCCTTCTCCCTCACGGCTACGAAGGCCAAGGGCCGGAGCACTCGACCGCGCGCATCGAGCGCTTCCTGCAGCTCTGCGCCGAGGACAACATGGTCGTGGCCCAATGCTCGACTCCGGCCAACTACTTCCATATCCTGCGCCGTCAGGCCCTTCGAGGCTTTGTGAAACCCCTGGTGCTCTTCACGCCGAAAAGTCTCTTGCGCGATCCACACTGTTCCTCGCCGCTTGCCGATTTCTCGCAAGGCGGCTTCGAGGAGATTCTCCCGGATCCGGCCCGACCGGAAGGGGCGCGGCGAGTTCTCTTCTGCTCCGGCAAGATCTACTACGATCTGGTCGCCCATCGGGAGAAACTCGGGGAGAGCGACACCGCCATCCTTCGGCTCGAGCAGTTCTACCCGCTCCATCGGGAAAAGCTCTCCCGCTTGCTCGCGGGTCACCGCGCGGAAGATCTGGCTTGGTGCCAAGAGGAGCCCGAGAACATGGGCGGGTGGCATTATATGGAAAGGCGGCTGCGCGCGCTCCTCGGTCGGGAGATCCGTTACGTGGGTCGCGAGGCTTCCGCGAGCACGGCGGCCGGAAACCTCGGAGTCCACCGCTTGGAACAGGAACGGATCTGCCGGCAGGCCTTCGGGGAGGGCTAGGGAGGGACATGGCGGTCGAGGTGAAAATGCCCTTCCTGGGCGAGTCGATCCAGGGAGGTGTGCTGGGAAAGTGGCTGAAGAGCAAGGGGGATCGAGTCGAGCCGGGAGACGCTCTCGGTGAGATCGAGACCGAAAAGATCACTTCGGAGATTTATGCCGAGGTCGCTGGTTCCTTTACCCCGCTGGTCGAACCCGGGACGAAGGTCGAGATCGGACAGGTCGTAGCGCAAATCGAGGAGAGTCCGGGCCCGGGCGACGGGGAGAATCGGCCGAGCCGCCCACCCGCAGCCTCGGCGCAGAGGCTCCCTCCGATGGTCGAAGCCCGACCCGTTCCTGTGGAGGCGCCGGGTGCTGCGGAAGCCCGCAGGGAAGCATCCGCAGCTCTTCCGGTCGCACCAGAGCCTGCGCCGCCGTTCCGGCCTTCCGGCGGCGGACGGGTGCTGCGGGAGGAAGAGTGGCAAGGGTTTGCTCCGGCCCAGAAAGAGTCGCCGGAGGAACCCGGCGCTTCTCCGAAGCCTCCGCATCGCAAGCCGATGAGTCCCATTCGGCTCAAGATTGCGGAACGTCTTTTGTCCGCGCATCGGAACACGGCCCATTTGACGACCTTCAACGAGGCCGACCTTACGGCGGTCAAGGATCTGCGGGAGCGATTCGGGGAACGATTCGAGAAGAGGCACGGAGTCCGACTCGGCTTCATGGCCTTTTTCGTCCGGGCCGTTGTGGAGGCGCTTCGACAGGTGCCCCAGGTCGGAGCGCAGATCGACGGAACCGATCTCGTCTACCCCGGTCGCTATGATATCGGAATTGCTGTCTCGACCGATCGGGGCTTGATCGTTCCCGTTCTCCGCGACGCAGAGGAGAAGAGCTTTGCGGAAATCGAGCGGTCGATCCGCGAATTCGCAGAGCGGGCCAAGTCGGGAAAGCTGACCCTTCCGGAGCTCGACGGCGGTCTCTTTACGATTACCAACGGGGGAGTCTTCGGTTCGCTGCTCTCGACGCCGATTCTCAATCCTCCGCAAAGCGCCATCCTCGGCATGCATGCGATTCAGGACCGTCCCGTCGCCGTTCGCGGCTCCGTGGAGATTCGTCCAATGATGTACCTGGCGTTGACCTACGATCATCGGGTGATCGACGGGAGGGAAGCCGTCACCTTCCTGACGCAGGTCAAGTCATTCCTCGAACATCCGGGGATCGTCCTGCTCGATCTCTGAGCAAGGCGAGAAGGGAGGCTCCGGTGGCCAGTCAAGCCGCCTTCGATCTGGTCGTCATCGGTGCAGGGCCGGGAGGCTATGTCGCCGCGCTTCGCGCCGCCGAGCTCGGCCTGCGAACGGCGTTAGTCGAGCGCTGCTCTCAATTGGGAGGGACCTGCCTCCGGGTCGGCTGCATTCCCAGCAAGACCCTTCTCTCCTCGACGGAAGCCTATGTCCATGCCCGCGATCGGCTTTCGCAGAACGGCATTATGGCGAATGGCTTCGGGATCGATCTGCCGCAGCTTCAGGCGCACAAGGAGGCGGTCGTGGAAAAGCTGGCCAAGGGCATCTCCTTCCTGATGCGGCAAAACGGCGTCCACGTATGGGAGGGGACGGCCCGGGTCGCCGGGCCGCACGCCGTTGCGGTACGGGGAGCCGAGGGCGAGGAAATCCTGGAGACGCGCGCCATTCTGCTCGCCACGGGCAGCGAACCCGCCGAGCTCCCCTTTCTCCCCTTCGACCAGAAGCTCGTCGTCGACAGCACCGAAGCTCTCTCCTTCCGGGAGGTCCCCAAAAGGCTTCTGATCATTGGAGCGGGTGCCATCGGGCTTGAGCTAGGATCGGTGTGGAGTCGGTTGGGAAGCGAAGTGATTGTGGTGGAGCGGCTCCCTCGCATCGCGGCGGGATTCAGCCCGATCGTGGCCAGGGTGCTGCAGCAAGAGCTCGAGAAGCAGCGGATGCAGTTTCTCCTCGGGGCCCGGGTTGCCGGTGCGGAGATCGGAGAAGCCTCCGTCACGGTACGAGCCGAGGAAAGAGGCAAGGAGCGGACGCTCACCGCCGAACGAGCTCTGGTCGCCGTAGGGAGAAGACCGCACCATGCGGATCTTGCGCTCGTCGAGGCGGGGATCCACTTGACGGAGAGCGGTCGGGTTGCGGTCAATCGGTTCTGGCAGACTTCTCTCCCCTCGATCTATGCCATCGGCGACCTGATCGAAGGCCCGATGCTGGCTCATCGCGCCCAGGCCGAAGGCAGGGCCGTCGCCGAGCTGCTGGCGGGAAGGCCTGCCCGAGTCCGCTACCGGAACATCCCGAACGTCATCTACACGGAGCCGGAGGTGGCCTGCGTCGGCTTCTTGGAGGAAGATCTGCGCGTCGCCAAGCGCCCCTATCGGCGAGGAATCGCTTATTTTCAGGCAAACGGCAGAGCGCTGGCGGCAGACACGCCCCATGGGTTCGTCACCGTCTGGATGGACGAACTCTCGGGCAAGCTCGCAGGCATGGAGATTGTGGGCAGTCGCGCCTCCGAGCTGATCGGAGCGGGTGTCGTCGCCTTGGAGACGGGAGCCACCGTCGAGTCCCTGGCGCAGGCGGTTCCGGCCCACCCCTCGCTCATGGAAAGCGTCCATGAGGCCGCGCTTGCCGCGCTAGGTGCGCGGCGATCGGATGGTCGTCCTTGACGCTCCAGCGCGAATGCCTTCAGAGGCAGCAGAGCGGGCCTCTGGCGCCTTTTCCCGGCGGGCCTCGGCAGCTTTTCGACTCCGCTGCGTCTCTTCGCGTTGCGACAAGGAGTGAAAGTTCCGGTAGATCCGAAAGACGCGCCCGCCGACGGCGGTGACGATTTCGTATCCGATCGTTCCAGCAATCTTCGCCAGCTCCTCGGCGTAGATGACCTGATCACCCTGGGGGCCGAGGAGAACGACCTCATCACCGACCTTGCATCCCGGCACACCGCTCACATCGACGATCGACTGGTCCATCGTCACCCGCCCCCGAATCCGGCAGCGGCTCCCGCGGACCAGGACCTGCGCACGATTCGAAAGGGTGCGGAAATAACCGTCTCCATATCCGACGGCAAGCGTCGCCAGCTTCTGTGCCTTGCGAAGCACATAGGTAGCTCCGTAGCTAACGGTTCGACCGGCCGGGAGGTGGCGGAGGAGGGTGATCCGCGTTTTCCAGGATAGGACCGGTCGAAGCAGCCGGCGAAGGAAGGGCATGGGAGGCAATCCATAGAGAGCGAGGCCAACCCGGACAAACGAGCAGGCGTAGACGGTCTTGCGCCAAAGGGCAGCGCTGTTGGCGACGTGGAGCTTCTTGTCGGCGAAGTGCGGCCGCCAGCGCATGAGCTCGTTCCACTGCTCCTCCGTTCTCTCCGGATCCTCATCGGCCGAGCTGAAGTGGGTACAGACGCCTCCGATCTCGACGGCAGGAAGCCGCTCGGCCCGCTTGAGCTCCTTCACGGCTTCCGCTCCCCATAGGCCGAGCCTGCCCATGCCCGTGTCGATCTTGAAGTGAGCGGTGGCGCGCACCCCGGCCTTCCGGGCCGCGGCATTGAGCCGCTTCGCCTCCTCATAGGTCGAGATGGTCGGCCAAGCGTGGTATTCGATCGCCCGCGCGAACTCTTCGGGAAGGCAGGCACTCAGCAGGAGGATGGGAGTCGTCGCTACGCCCGCCGCTCGAAGCTCGGCCGCCTCCTCGACGTTACTGACGCCGAGGATATCCGCCCCTCCTCCGACGAGCTCCTTGGCTACCGGGATCAGGCCGTGGCCGTAGGCATTGGCTTTGACCACCGCAACAAGCTTGGTCTCCTCTGAAATCCGGCTTCGCACCACGGCGAGATTGTGGCGAAGCGCGGAACCATCGATTTCCGCCCAACAGCGTGGCACGCGATCTTTCATGAAAGCCTAGGATGGGGAACCGGCCGGAGCGGCAAGCGGGCTCCGGAAATAAAGGGGTTCGGGAAAGGGCTCTTCCGAAAAGGCGGGGCTCTCCTCCTCGATCCGAAGAAAATCCTCGGCCCGCGGGAAGGCGCGGTGCAAGCCTGGCCCGAGCTCTTCAGATGCGATGGCCAAATCCAGGCTTTGCACCCGGATCGCCAGCTCCTCCTTGGGAAAGACGAAGGTGGATCGCACCAGTCGGCCGAAGGAGAAAAGTGTTCCGTAAAGCTCTCCCCGCCGGGCGTCGGAAAA from Methylacidimicrobium sp. B4 includes these protein-coding regions:
- the folE2 gene encoding GTP cyclohydrolase FolE2 is translated as MNSKSQGILLADCQSQQDHRRIRIDRVGVKGLRHPIEVRDRSFATQSTVATVSLLVDLPHHFKGTHMSRFVEVLNAHGRLIHVKNLFSMVHALQKRLDAEVAHLIMEFPYFLEKRAPVTAATGLVDYQVRFEAAACGPETDFVMTVIVPVTTLCPCSKAISDRGAHNQRGYVTSSIRSGEPIWIEEVIDLVEGSASSPIYSLLKRPDEKFVTEQAYDHPVFVEDLVRNVAVRLNARSDILWYRVEAENMESIHNHAAYALIEKQPGPNGSLSS
- the thiC gene encoding phosphomethylpyrimidine synthase ThiC, with protein sequence MAENDQRSEGTGLLNRETLRSYFPQSERVYVHGKNPGVRVPFREVRQESTRLADGGHESNPNVRLYDTAGPYADPAVALDPAKGLPAIRLPWIEARADSEPYAGRVPQPIDDGYLSWPHKEKAEARNGMSGQAPLSSSSRRPRRAKGEAVTQLAYARRGIVTPEMEFVAIRESLGRTAYVPERRDREALSFQLAGNSLGARIPAQITPEFVRDEIAAGRAILPANINHPETEPMIIGRNFRVKINANIGNSAIGSSPEEEVEKLVWAILWGADTVMDLSTGKSIHQIREWILRSSPVPIGTVPIYQALEKAGGRAEELTWEIYRDTLIEQAEQGVDYFTIHAGVLLRYVPLTARRRCGIVSRGGSILAKWCLAHHEENFLYTHFEEICSILRTYDVSISLGDGLRPGAIADANDEAQIAELKTLGELTRVAWKHDVQVMIEGPGHIPLQLIQENMDLELRHCWEAPFYTLGPLTTDIAPGYDHITSAIGAALIGWQGCAMLCYVTPKEHLGLPTRDDVRAGVVAYRIAAHAADLAKGFPGVQEWDNALSKARFEFRWNDQFALSLDPEMARSLHDEALPQEAAKSAHFCSMCGPQFCSMKITEEVRHYAREQEISPEDALARGLEQRAEEFRKSGATIHP
- a CDS encoding 2-oxoglutarate dehydrogenase E1 component, whose translation is MTTLPPRAERPLALDGASLVYNGALIEAYYAQWVQDPASVDASWRRLFESSTRSGSPLPSGPEASRRPSPRAEGSALAKQRGVYELIFAYRTLGHFVANLDPLGFNRYAFDDLELERFGLGEEDLEVVFDSASLAGGGLRTLREILEILRETFCGTLAVEFMHMHSFAQRRWIAERLEGVSIPKSSSGEERRRVLQAILRAEEFEAFLHTRYVGQKRFSLEGNETLIPMLDAVVEACPLHGVDRIVMGMAHRGRLNVLANVLQQDFKTIFDEFSENYFPEGVLGDGDVRYHLGFEAVRKTACGSVVTIGLAPNPSHLEAVNPVVEGKARAWERRLGDTAERRKVLPLLIHGDASFMGQGMVQETLNLSQLQGYRTGGTLHIVINNQIGFTTLPQDARSTHHCTGIARMLGIPIFHVNGDDPMAAVFAIRLAFEYRQLFARDVVVDLFGYRRHGHNEGDEPSFTQPTLYQEIAAHPKISEVFLERLVASGEMSRDEAQAYRKAFVEQLAADMAQSKQWATQAKPKLRERLSCPRLLEPVRTAVVEEELLAIGRAITQEPPDISLNPKIARMLQDRRAVLENKGPILWPLAEALAFGSLLKEGVPVRLSGQDSRRGTFSQRHGVLYDIHSRARYVPLDHVSPDQAIFCIYNSPLSENAVLGFDFGYSLDYPEALILWEAQYGDFANGAQVIIDHYLSSSESKWGTVANLVVLLPHGYEGQGPEHSTARIERFLQLCAEDNMVVAQCSTPANYFHILRRQALRGFVKPLVLFTPKSLLRDPHCSSPLADFSQGGFEEILPDPARPEGARRVLFCSGKIYYDLVAHREKLGESDTAILRLEQFYPLHREKLSRLLAGHRAEDLAWCQEEPENMGGWHYMERRLRALLGREIRYVGREASASTAAGNLGVHRLEQERICRQAFGEG
- the odhB gene encoding 2-oxoglutarate dehydrogenase complex dihydrolipoyllysine-residue succinyltransferase — protein: MAVEVKMPFLGESIQGGVLGKWLKSKGDRVEPGDALGEIETEKITSEIYAEVAGSFTPLVEPGTKVEIGQVVAQIEESPGPGDGENRPSRPPAASAQRLPPMVEARPVPVEAPGAAEARREASAALPVAPEPAPPFRPSGGGRVLREEEWQGFAPAQKESPEEPGASPKPPHRKPMSPIRLKIAERLLSAHRNTAHLTTFNEADLTAVKDLRERFGERFEKRHGVRLGFMAFFVRAVVEALRQVPQVGAQIDGTDLVYPGRYDIGIAVSTDRGLIVPVLRDAEEKSFAEIERSIREFAERAKSGKLTLPELDGGLFTITNGGVFGSLLSTPILNPPQSAILGMHAIQDRPVAVRGSVEIRPMMYLALTYDHRVIDGREAVTFLTQVKSFLEHPGIVLLDL
- the lpdA gene encoding dihydrolipoyl dehydrogenase produces the protein MASQAAFDLVVIGAGPGGYVAALRAAELGLRTALVERCSQLGGTCLRVGCIPSKTLLSSTEAYVHARDRLSQNGIMANGFGIDLPQLQAHKEAVVEKLAKGISFLMRQNGVHVWEGTARVAGPHAVAVRGAEGEEILETRAILLATGSEPAELPFLPFDQKLVVDSTEALSFREVPKRLLIIGAGAIGLELGSVWSRLGSEVIVVERLPRIAAGFSPIVARVLQQELEKQRMQFLLGARVAGAEIGEASVTVRAEERGKERTLTAERALVAVGRRPHHADLALVEAGIHLTESGRVAVNRFWQTSLPSIYAIGDLIEGPMLAHRAQAEGRAVAELLAGRPARVRYRNIPNVIYTEPEVACVGFLEEDLRVAKRPYRRGIAYFQANGRALAADTPHGFVTVWMDELSGKLAGMEIVGSRASELIGAGVVALETGATVESLAQAVPAHPSLMESVHEAALAALGARRSDGRP
- the alr gene encoding alanine racemase; the encoded protein is MPRCWAEIDGSALRHNLAVVRSRISEETKLVAVVKANAYGHGLIPVAKELVGGGADILGVSNVEEAAELRAAGVATTPILLLSACLPEEFARAIEYHAWPTISTYEEAKRLNAAARKAGVRATAHFKIDTGMGRLGLWGAEAVKELKRAERLPAVEIGGVCTHFSSADEDPERTEEQWNELMRWRPHFADKKLHVANSAALWRKTVYACSFVRVGLALYGLPPMPFLRRLLRPVLSWKTRITLLRHLPAGRTVSYGATYVLRKAQKLATLAVGYGDGYFRTLSNRAQVLVRGSRCRIRGRVTMDQSIVDVSGVPGCKVGDEVVLLGPQGDQVIYAEELAKIAGTIGYEIVTAVGGRVFRIYRNFHSLSQREETQRSRKAAEARREKAPEARSAASEGIRAGASRTTIRSPRT